GGACGTCAAGAAGGTGACACCGCTGGACGCGCCGAAGGCCGGGGACGAGGCGGTGTCCTTCAGCCTGCATGACGCGGGCAAGGAGAAGGCCGTCATCAAGTTCACGGTCGTGCGGACCGGGCCGCAGGTGACGGTGTTCTTCGGGGTGAACATCGCCGACCCCGCGAAGTCCGAGATCCCGGCCGCGCTGGTGGACGCCCAGGTGGCGAAGGTGGCGAAGGCCACGAAGGGCGCCGCGTCCTGAGCCCGGCGGGCCCGGGCCTTCCGCCCGCGGCCCGGTCTCAGTTGGTGGCGGAGGCGGCCGAGGCGGCCTCCGCCGACGCCTGGGCGTTGCCCCTGGCCAGGATCTGGCGGAAGGTGTAGTCGGCCACATCGCGGCCGGCCTGGAGGGTGGCGGTGTCCGACGACGTGACCGCCTTCCCCGACGTATAGCCGGAGATCGTGAAGTAGGCGTACCGCCCGATCGCGTTCGCCGAGCTCTGGCAGGCCGTCCGGCGGCAGAAGGTCGGCACGCCCCCGCCCGAGAGCGAGGCGATGTTCGGCTTGTACCCGTCCTTGGCCTTCTCGGCCGCCGCCTTGCCGTCGAAGACGGCGACACCGATCGTCACCGCGACGCCGTCCCGGGTGAAGGTGGCCCGCAGCAGCTTGCGGCAGCCGTTGTTCACCAGGACCGGGCCGAGCGCCCCCTGGGTCGCGGCCGAGCAGCTGGTGGTCGAGGCGGACGCCGCCTTGGTGTACGACCGGTCGTCCTTCGTGGCGCGCTTGTCGGGGAAGAGGCCGGCCGCGCTCAGCGGCGCCTTGTCCCGCCGGGCGCTGGAGATGATGTCCAGCGGCTTCGGCGGCGCGGGCGGGGCCACATTGGAGAAGGTCGGCTCGGGCGTCGCCGACTCGCTGGGCAGGTCCGGCGGGGTCGGCAGCCCACCGGCCGAATCGCCGCCCCCGTTGTCCTTGTGCCCGCTGCTGACCACGGCGGTGGCGACGATCGCGGCGACGGCCGCCGTCGCCAGCGCCCCGCCCCCGATGAAGAGCAACTTGCGGCGGCGGTTGCGCGCGGCGGACTGATCGGCGAGCGCCGCCCAGTCCGGCGTCGACGGCTGAGGCGCCTGAGAACCCCCGGGCCCGTAAGGCCCCCCTTGCCCAAAGCTCATGGCGCGCATCTTAGACCGGCCGAGTGACAGGATGGACCCGCCGGCGGGTCCCTCTTGCGCCCCACCCCCACGCGGCCGGTGCCCCGGGCCGAACCCGGGCCACAGCCGGGCGTCCGGCGAAGCCGCCGGCGGCCGGTGCCCCGGTCCGAATCGCGGCGCGCGGCCGGACGCGCGGCGAAGCCCCCGGCGGCGGCCGGACCCCGTGTGACGCGCAAGGGCTCGGCGGGGGCCCCGGCCCCGACGCGGCGCACGGCCGAGTGCGCGGCGGCGCGGGGGCGTTTTGGCTGGCGTGGGTGGGCGCCTTGGCTGGCGTGGGTGGGCGCCCCGCCCCCTTTCGCCTCGCGCCCTGGCGCACGAGGGTGGGAGGCTCTGATGCCGCGATCGGCGCGGGGGGCTCCCAGTGCCCCCCCCTGCGGGCAGGCGCCTCCGGCCGGTGGCCGGGCCCGCTCGAGGCGCCCGGGCTCGGCCGGGGCCCCAGCCCCGAATGGGCCGCGGGCGGGTCCGCGGCGGCGCGGGGGCGTTTTGACCCGGGTGGGGGCGGGCCGGTATTCTGCCAGTTCGTTATGCGTATTGGCTTGCTCGTTCTCACGTGAGAGGCCGTTACGCCGGTCCACCGGGCCGATGACCAGCGGCAAGCACTCGGCATGCGTCACCGAGGTGCGGCCACGGCTGTCGTGATCGTCCGGGTGGCCTTGTCCGGACCTGTCATCCCGGCCCTCGCGGGCCCGGGGAGACTTCACTCACTGAAGAAGCGAAGGCTACGACCGTGCGTACGTACAGCCCCAAGCCCGGCGACGTTCAGCGTCAGTGGCATGTCATCGACGCCACCGACGTGGTTCTGGGCCGTCTGGCCACCCAGGCCGCCACCCTTTTGCGGGGCAAGCACAAGCCGGTGTACGCGCCGCATGTCGACGCTGGTGACTTCGTCATCATCATCAACGCCGACAAGGTGCACCTCTCCGGCAACAAGCGGACCCAGAAGATGGCGTACCGCCACTCCGGCTACCCGGGTGGTCTGCGCTCCATCCGCTACGACGAGCTGCTGGAGAAGAACCCGGAGAAGGCCGTCGAGAAGGCCATCAAGGGCATGCTCCCCAAGAACACCCTGGGCCGTCAGATGCTCTCGAAGCTGAAGGTGTACTCGGGCGACCAGCACCCGCACGCCGCTCAGCAGCCGGTTCCGTTCGAGATCACCCAGGTCGCGCAGTAGTCCCGGCCACCCCTTACGACGAAGAGAATCTGAGGAGCATCGTGGCCGAGACCACCGCCGAGACCCCCCTCGATGTCGAGGAGTACACCACCGAGAGCGTTGAGACGGTCGAGTCGGAGTACACCTCCGAGTCGCTCGCTTCCCGCTTCGGTGACCCGCAGCCTGCCGCCGGCACCGGGCGCCGCAAGAACGCCGTGGCGCGTGTCCGCATCGTGCCGGGCAGCGGGCAGTGGAAGATCAACGGTCGTACTCTCGAAGAGTACTTCCCCAACAAGGTCCACCAGCAGGAAGTCAACGAGCCCTTCAAGGTGCTCGAGCTGGACGACCGCTACGACGTCATCGCCCGCATCTCGGGCGGCGGCGTCTCCGGCCAGGCCGGGGCGCTGCGTCTGGGCATCGCCCGGGCGCTGAACGAGGCGGACGTGGACAACAACCGCGGCCCCCTCAAGAAGGCCGGCTTCCTGACCCGTGACGACCGCGCCACCGAGCGTAAGAAGGCCGGTCTGAAGAAGGCCCGCAAGGCGCCGCAGTACAGCAAGCGCTGACGCCCATCGCGGCACCGCTGCTTCACCCGAACGCCCCGGCGGCACCACCTGTGCCTCCGGGGCGTTCGGCTATCGCCACCGGGGGGCGTATACCTACAAGCAAGCTTCTGCTCCCCAGCTCGTAACTTCGGAGGACACCAGTGGGACGACTCTTCGGTACGGATGGTGTGCGCGGCGTCGCGAACGCCGATCTGACGGCTGAGATGGCGCTCGGTCTGTCGGTAGCGGCGGCGCATGTGCTCGCCGAGGCGGGAACCTTCGAGGGCCATCGGCCGGTGGCGGTGGTCGGGCGGGACCCGCGAGCGTCCGGGGAGTTCCTGGAGGCGGCCGTGGTGGCGGGGCTGGCCAGTGCCGGGGTGGACGTACTGCGGGTCGGCGTGCTGCCCACGCCGGCCGTCGCGCATCTGACCGGGGCGCTGGACGCGGACCTCGGGGTGATGCTCTCCGCGAGCCACAACCCGATGCCCGACAACGGCGTCAAGTTCTTCGCCCGCGGCGGCCACAAGCTGGCCGACGAGCTGGAGGACCGCATCGAGACCACCTACCGGTCCCACGCCTCCGGTGAGCCGTGGGACCGGCCGACGGGCACGGGGGTGGGCCGGGTCCGGGACTACGACGAGGGCTTCGACGCCTATGTGGCCCATCTGGTCGGCGTCCTCCCCAACCGGCTCGACGGCCTCAAGGTCGTCATCGACGGGGCGCACGGCGCGGCCGCCCGGGTCTCCCCGGAGGCGTTCGCGCGGGCCGGGGCCGAGGTCGTGACGATCGGCACCGACCCGGACGGGCTCAACATCAACGACGGCTACGGCTCCACCCACCTCGCCCGCCTCCAGGCGTCCGTCGTGGAGCACCGGGCCGACCTCGGCATCGCCCACGACGGGGACGCCGACCGCTGTCTCGCGGTGGACGCGGCGGGCCGCGAGGTCGACGGCGACCAGATCCTCGCCGTCCTGGCCCTGGCCATGCGCGAGGCGGGCGAGCTGCGCGGGGACACGGTGGTCGGCACCGTGATGTCCAACCTCGGCTTCAAGCTGGCCATGAAGCGGGAGGGGGTCGAGCTGGTCCAGACGGCGGTCGGGGACCGCTATGTGCTGGAGGAGATGAAGTCCCACGGCTACGCCCTGGGCGGCGAGCAGTCCGGGCACGTGATCGTCCTCGACCACGCCACGACGGGTGACGGCACCCTCACCGGTCTGCTGCTGACGGCCCGCGTCGCCGCGACCGGCCGCACCCTGGCCGACCTCGCGGCCGTCATGGAGCGGCTGCCGCAGGTGCTGGTCAACGTCCCCGACGTGGACAAGTCCCGGGTCGCCTCCAGCGCGGACGTGGCCGCGGCCGTCGCCGAGGCCGAGCGCGAGCTGGGCGAGACCGGCCGGGTCCTGCTCCGCCCCTCGGGCACGGAGCCGCTGGTGCGGGTCATGGTCGAGGCCGCCGACATCGAGCAGGCCCGCTCGGTCGCCGGCCGCCTGGCGGACGCGGTGAAGTCGGCTCTGGGCTAGGGCCTCTCTCCGAGCCCGAGGGAGCCTCGGTCCTGGTCTCTCCACTGGGACCCTCAATCGCCGGAGGGGCTGGATTTTCCAGCCCCTCCAGGGGGCACCTCCCAGCGGTAGCTGGGGGAGATTGAGGAGCGGGGTCCAGGGGCGGAGCCCCGGCGGGGGTCCGGGGGCGGAGCCCCCGAAACGGGGTCTGGGGCGGAGCCCCAGCGGGGGCCGGGGCCGGGCCCCGCCACGCGGCGGAGCCGCATATCGACGCCGCGGGGAAGGGGCGGGGTGGGGGAACCTACCCCCGCCGCCCCCACAACGCCTTCTGCGCCAGCAGCGTCAACGTCCCCGCCACCACGATCCCCACCAGATTCAGCAGCAGCTGCTCCGTCGAGCCCCACATCTGGTCGATCTCCCCGTACCCGAGCGCCACCGCCGCGTTGGCCGCCGCCGGCACCGTGGTCACCGAGATCGCCACGCCCACCAGCGCGCCGGACTTCGCCGAGGTCAGCGACAGCGTTCCGGCGATCCCCGCGAGCACGGCGACCACGAACGAGAACATGTCCGGCTTCCAGATGAAGTCCGTGTTCGGCCGGGCACGCTCCAGCATGTCCTTGCCGAAGAGGCCCACCGCGTCCATCGCGATGCTGAAGCCGGTGGTCAGCGCCATCGCCGCCGCGAACCCGACCAGCAGCGCGATCGCCGAGCGGGCGGCCAGCCGCGGCGCGCGCCGCACCAGCGCGGTGCACACCCCGGCCAGCGGTCCGAACTCGGGGCCGACCGCCATCGCACCGACGATCAGGATCGCGTTGTCCAGCACCACACCGCATGCCGCGATCATCGTCGCGATGACGAGGAAGGCGAGATAGGTCACCGAGAGGGTGGACTCCTCGTGGGTGGCGTCCGCCAGGTGCTCCCACAGGACCGCGTCCGCGCCCTCGCCGGGCGCCTCCTCCTCCGCCTTGTCGGCGCGCTTGGAGAGCGACAGGTCGATGTTCTCCACCGCGATCGAACCGGCCTCGTCAAGACCCAGCGCACGCAGGTCGCCCAGCAGGGCGTCCCCGGCCTCGCGCGCCACGTCGCACATGACGACGTCCCCCGCGGGGTTGCGGGCGGCGCCCGGCAGCACCACCAGATGGGTGGTGCCGACCGTCTTCTCGATCGTGCGCACCACGTCCTCGGTGCGGTCGGCGGGGACGATCAGCCTCACGTGCAGCATGGCCCGGCGCTCCTCACAGCTTGCGCAGGGACAGCCGCTGCACCTTGTGATCCGGCCCCTTGCGGAGCACAAGCGTGGCCCGCCCCCGCGTGGGCTGCACATTCTGCTTCAGGTTGGGCTTGTTGATGGTCCGCCAGATCATCCGCCCGTAGTCCAGCGCCTCCTCCTCCGAGACCTGGGTGTACTTGCGGAAGTACGAGGACGGGTCCTGGAAGGCCGTCTCCCGCAGCTTCTTGAAGCGGCCCAGGTACCAGCGCTCGATGTCCTCGGTCCGGGCGTCCACGTACACGCTGAAGTCGAAGAAGTCCGCGAGCCCGACCCGGGTCAGCCCGTCCTTGCCCGGCAGCGCGGGCTGGAGCACATTGAGCCCCTCGACGATGAGGATGTCGGGGCGGTGCACGGTCAGCCGCTCGTCCGGCACGATGTCGTAGATCAGGTGGGAGTAGACCGGCGCCGACACCTCCGCCCGGCCCGCCTTCACATCGGCGACGAAGCGGGTCAGCGACCTGCGGTCGTAGCTCTCGGGGAACCCCTTGCGGGACATCAGCCCACGGCGCCGCAGCTCGTCGTTGGGGTACAGAAAGCCGTCGGTGGTGATCAGCTCCACCCGCGGATGCTCGGGCCAGCGGGCCAGCAGCGCCTGGAGCAGCCGCGCGGTGGTCGACTTGCCGACCGCGACGCTTCCCGCCACGCCGATCACGAACGGCGTACCGGGCTGGGCCCCGTTGCCCCGCTTGGTGTCGCCCAGGAAGGTGTTGAGCGCGCCGCGCAGATTGCCGGTGGCGGCGACGTAGAGGTTGAGCAGCCGGGACAGCGGCAGATAGACATCCCGCACCTCATCGAGGTCGATGACGTCGCCGAGTCCCCGCAGCTTCTCGACCTCTTCGGCGGTCAGCGGCAGCGGCGTCTTGTCCCGCAGCGCACTCCACTCGGCACGGGACAGGTCCACATACGGAGTCGCCTCGCCGCCCCGCCGCTGCGGGCCGCGCACGGTGCGCGCATCGCGCGCGGTTGACGTGATCACCCTCTCATTGTCATGGCAGGGACCGGCCGAGTGAGCGGTGTCCCGGCGTGGGGTCGGTCACCCCGGGCCGGGGCCGGGGATGTCACCCGGGGAGCACGCCGGAGACGGAGTCGGTCGGGGTGGTCCTGGACACGGCCGGGACCCGCACCTTCACGGGCTTGCCGAAGTCGGTCAGGTTCATGGTGACGGTGACGTACCCCGTGTGCTGTGCGGCCGACAGCTCGACCCGGGCCGGCCGTCCCTTCTCGTCCACCCAGACCATCGCGGACGCGGGCAGTCCGCCGCCCATCGCCTTCCGGGCCGTTTCGAGCTTCTTACGGCTCTCGTCCGCCATGCTGAGGGTGAGCGTCCGGTAGTCGAGCGTGCCCCGGTAGAGGTGCACCGGACGGCCGTCGATCGTGGTCGTGCCCCGGTCCGACACGTCGCGGATGGCCGATGCCTGGCGCAGGACGTGTTCGGGGTCGTTCAGCGGGGCTCGCAGCAGGGAGTGGGCCCTGGCCTTGTCGCGGTCGATGACCGCCCAGTGGCCCTTGGGAACGGTCCGGGTGAGATAGACCTTGCCCCCGCTGAAGACCTCGTCCATGTGGTCGACCGCGCCGCCCGGGAAGT
This genomic interval from Streptomyces asiaticus contains the following:
- the rplM gene encoding 50S ribosomal protein L13, with amino-acid sequence MRTYSPKPGDVQRQWHVIDATDVVLGRLATQAATLLRGKHKPVYAPHVDAGDFVIIINADKVHLSGNKRTQKMAYRHSGYPGGLRSIRYDELLEKNPEKAVEKAIKGMLPKNTLGRQMLSKLKVYSGDQHPHAAQQPVPFEITQVAQ
- the rpsI gene encoding 30S ribosomal protein S9, translated to MAETTAETPLDVEEYTTESVETVESEYTSESLASRFGDPQPAAGTGRRKNAVARVRIVPGSGQWKINGRTLEEYFPNKVHQQEVNEPFKVLELDDRYDVIARISGGGVSGQAGALRLGIARALNEADVDNNRGPLKKAGFLTRDDRATERKKAGLKKARKAPQYSKR
- the glmM gene encoding phosphoglucosamine mutase, with the protein product MGRLFGTDGVRGVANADLTAEMALGLSVAAAHVLAEAGTFEGHRPVAVVGRDPRASGEFLEAAVVAGLASAGVDVLRVGVLPTPAVAHLTGALDADLGVMLSASHNPMPDNGVKFFARGGHKLADELEDRIETTYRSHASGEPWDRPTGTGVGRVRDYDEGFDAYVAHLVGVLPNRLDGLKVVIDGAHGAAARVSPEAFARAGAEVVTIGTDPDGLNINDGYGSTHLARLQASVVEHRADLGIAHDGDADRCLAVDAAGREVDGDQILAVLALAMREAGELRGDTVVGTVMSNLGFKLAMKREGVELVQTAVGDRYVLEEMKSHGYALGGEQSGHVIVLDHATTGDGTLTGLLLTARVAATGRTLADLAAVMERLPQVLVNVPDVDKSRVASSADVAAAVAEAERELGETGRVLLRPSGTEPLVRVMVEAADIEQARSVAGRLADAVKSALG
- a CDS encoding DUF389 domain-containing protein, which codes for MLHVRLIVPADRTEDVVRTIEKTVGTTHLVVLPGAARNPAGDVVMCDVAREAGDALLGDLRALGLDEAGSIAVENIDLSLSKRADKAEEEAPGEGADAVLWEHLADATHEESTLSVTYLAFLVIATMIAACGVVLDNAILIVGAMAVGPEFGPLAGVCTALVRRAPRLAARSAIALLVGFAAAMALTTGFSIAMDAVGLFGKDMLERARPNTDFIWKPDMFSFVVAVLAGIAGTLSLTSAKSGALVGVAISVTTVPAAANAAVALGYGEIDQMWGSTEQLLLNLVGIVVAGTLTLLAQKALWGRRG
- the coaA gene encoding type I pantothenate kinase, whose product is MRGPQRRGGEATPYVDLSRAEWSALRDKTPLPLTAEEVEKLRGLGDVIDLDEVRDVYLPLSRLLNLYVAATGNLRGALNTFLGDTKRGNGAQPGTPFVIGVAGSVAVGKSTTARLLQALLARWPEHPRVELITTDGFLYPNDELRRRGLMSRKGFPESYDRRSLTRFVADVKAGRAEVSAPVYSHLIYDIVPDERLTVHRPDILIVEGLNVLQPALPGKDGLTRVGLADFFDFSVYVDARTEDIERWYLGRFKKLRETAFQDPSSYFRKYTQVSEEEALDYGRMIWRTINKPNLKQNVQPTRGRATLVLRKGPDHKVQRLSLRKL